TCCAAAATAATCCTTTATCATGATTAAAGCTGCTAAAGAGTCTAATTTAGCATCTTTTTTGCGTGTATTAGCTACGCCATACCCTAAAGCTTCTTTGCTTGTTCCACTTTCATCTACAAAGCGGATTTCTTTATCAAATTCAAGTAAAGATACAAAATGCTTAATGCGTCTTGTCATTTCTTCTTCGCTTGAACCTCCTTTGGGAATACCTACGATTAACAAAGAAATATTATGAATTTGGATTAAATTTTTAACTTCATTTGCAGCTTGGTTGCGGTTTTTTCTGATTATACCTTCTAAAGGAATGGTGATTTTATCTATACAAAGCGCCACGCCTATACGCTTTAAACCCACATCTAAAGCCAAAGCTCTCATACCAAAACCCTTATAAAAAGACCTTCTATGGAAATTTTTCCTTCAAGCTCGTACTCATAGACTTTTTCTCCATAAATTTGAGTTGCCTCATCCACGCTTACGCCCTGTCTACAAAAGTCTAAAAATTCATCCTTTTCTTCTTCTATAATACCAAAACAACTTACAAATTCTTTAAAATCTAAAAGTAAATTTGCATTTCTTTCTTGTAAAAGTAAATTTGTCCCATCGCTTTCATTTTTGCGTTGGGGTAAAACATATAAAGGTTTATTAAGCTCCAAAGCAAGCCTTGCACTTTGCATAGAACCACTTTGTAAATCTGCTTGCGCAACAACAACAGCTTCACTCAAAGCGATAATCAGTCTATTTCTAAGTAAAAAATCATAAGGTTTAGGCTTATAATGGGATTCATTTTCACTTAAAGCCAAAGCATTTTCATAAATTTGTTTTATAATTTTTTCGTTACTTCTAGGATAAATTTCATCAAGACCGTTAGCAAAAACCCCTATGGTGCTTGGCATAGCCGCCATACTTGCACTTATATCAACACCTAAAGCACCTCCGCTTACAACACTTATTTTTGAATTCTTAAGCAAGCTTGAAAGTTCAAAAACACAATTTTTAGTGTAAGTACTCATACGCCTAGAGCCTATAATGGCTATCTTTCTTTGTTCTAAGAGTTTTAAATTTCCTTTATAATAAAGTTTTTTAGGAGGATTTTTCAACTCTTTAAAAAGTTCTAGATAATTGCTTGGAAGTTCATTTTGCATAAATTTCACTTAAATACACCAACTCAACACTTTCAAGTAAATCTTTACTTTGCTCTAAGGCTTTAAAGGTATTTTTTCTAGGGTGTCCTATAGCTATCGCAAAGCCTTTTTTCTTAGCAAGATTTACCGCCTCCATGAGTTGTTTTTTAATATAAGCAACATCGTCTTGATTGTCTAAAAATACATCTCTTTGTATATAAATTTGACCTAAGGCTTTAGCTACTTTAGGTGCTTTAGAACTTGCTATGGTTTTAGAATCTACAAAGATCAATTCTTCTTTTTCAAAAGCCTTATAGAGTTTTTTCATTGCTTTTTCATCACTTGTAAATAAGCTTCCTGTGTGATTATTGATAAATTTTAAATCTTTAAAATCTTTTTTTATTTGTTTTATTTTTTTAAAAATACGCTTTTCACTATCGCTTGGATTTAAGGTATCAAGCTCAGGCTTAGTATAATTCATCGCCGCTAAAGGCAAGTGCACCATATAAAAATCAAATTTTAAAGCAAGCTTTGGAGTATCGATATGATTTTTATCAGGCGGAAAAAATGAAGGGATAAGCTTGAGTTTTAAAGCCTGTAAAGCCTTAACTTGACTTATATTTGCCATATCATCTATAATAATAGCAAGACGAGCTTGTTTAATTTTGCTTGAATTTGTATCTTTTATAAGATTTTCTTCCTTGCTTAGATTTTGATCTGGCACAAGGCTTAAATTTTCATCTATTTTGCTTAAATTTTGTTCTATAACACTGCTTAAATTTAAATCTTTGTTTTGTTGTTCTAAGATACTTTGATTATTTTCTTGGAAATTATCATTTTCATCTTTGTAAGGAATTTCTTTAAAAATACCCGAATGATTTTCATTAGATATATTTTCTTGCTTAGGTTCTATTGTTGTATTTTTACTAGAGTTTTGAGCAAATTTTAATGCATTTTGAGAATCTTGATATTGAATCAAAATTCCCAAAAATAAAATCACGCATATTAAAAAAAGTATAGCGATGATTAAGTAACGCTTGATTTGAATCAGTTTTTTTGACAATTTTAGTTCTTATCTTTATCAATTAATTTTTTAGCACTGATCCAAGGCATCATTGCGCGTAAATTACGGCCTGTTTGCTCGATTAAAGAATTATTCATATTTTTGCGTTCTGCATGCATTCTTGCAAAGCCTGCACGGCGTTCTAAAATGAAATCTTTAGCAAAGTTTCCATCTTGTATATCTTTTAAAACACCTTTCATGGCTTTTTTAGTTTCTTCAGTGATAATTTTTGGCCCTGTAATATAATCACCGTATTCTGCAGTGTTTGAAATAGAATAACGCATATCTGCAATTCCACCTTGATAGATCAAATCTACGATAAGTTTTATCTCATGCAAACACTCAAAATAAGCCATTTCAGGCTCATATCCTGCTTCAACCAAAGTTTCAAATCCTGCTTGAATCAAAGCACTAAGCCCACCACAAAGTACAGCTTGCTCACCAAAAAGATCTGTTTCTGTTTCAGCTTTAAAAGTCGTTTCTATGATACCTGTACGACCTCCACCAATAGCACTTGCATAGCTTAAAGCTAAATTTTTAGCATTTTTGCTCTCATCTTGATGAATCGCTATCAAACAAGGAGTTCCTCCACCTATAGCAAATTCATTTCTTACTGTATGACCAGGTGCTTTTGGAGCTATCATGATTACATCTATGCCCTTAGGAGCTACGATTTGACCATAATGGATATTAAAACCATGTGCAAAAGCTATAGCCTTACCTTCGCTTAAATTTGGCTTTATTTCCGCATTAAAAATATCAGCTTGAATTTCATCCGGAGCTAAAATCATAATCACATCTGCTACTTTTGAAGCTTCGCTCACGCTCATCACCTCAAAACCTGCACTTTTTGCTTTAGAAAAACTTGATCCATCCTCACGAAGCCCGATGACAACATTAACTCCATTGTCCCTTAAATTCATAGCATGAGCATGTCCTTGAGATCCAAAGCCTATAATTGCCACTTTTTTTGATTTAATCAAACTTAAATCACAGTCTTTGTCATAATAAACTGTAACAGCCATTATTTTACTCCTTAATAAATTCAAAATTAAAGAGCTTATTATAACAATAAAGTTTTAAATTTCATATTTTTTTTATAAACTTTATGCAAGAATTCTCAAGAAAATTTACATAAAGTAAAGCAGTGAAAGAATTTTTAAACAATCTTAATTATGGCATAAGTGCTCATGAAGTTAGCAATGAATTTAAACAAATTCTAAGAGAGCTTCTAGCTAATAACATCATCAAAGAACACAAAAATAGATATTATCTTAATAACGGCTATGTTTTTGGAACTCTTGATATTTCAAGTAAAGGCACAGGATTTTTACAATGTTTTGATGAGAGTTTTAAAAAAGATTTGCTTATAGAAAATAAAAATTTAAAAGGAGCAAATTACAAAGATATCGTTGCTGCTAAATTACTTCCCTTAAAGAAAAAACGCCCTAGTGCTAAAGTAGTTTTGGTTTTAAAAAGAGCCAACGAAACCTCACTTGTCATCACCAAAAGATACGGCGAAGCAGTTCTTGGGATGAATATTAAAACAGGATTAAGCACCGCCTTAAAAGCCTCGCAAAAATCCCTAAAAGCACTACCTTTGGGGACGATTTTAAAAATAGAAAATCAAGATAACAACATCATAGAAGTTTTAGGACATATCGATGATGAAAGCATAGATGAAAAAATTTCTCTTGCACTTTTTAACAAAAACAGTGAATTTAGCGATGCTTGTATCAAAGAAGCTTTAGCCAATGGAGATAGCGTTGATGCAAGCATGTATGAAAATCGCTTAGATCTAAGAGCTTTACCTTTTTGCACTATAGATCCTGTGCATGCAAAAGATTTTGATGATGCAATTTATTTTGATACAGAAAAACGCGAACTCTATGTCGCAATCGCCGATGTAAGCGAATATGTTTATGCTTATAGCGCTATTGATAAAGAAGCTAGAAATCGTGGATTTTCTATATATTTTCCACATATTGCCATACCTATGTTGCCTCGCCCTTTGAGTGAAAACATCTGTTCTTTAAAGCCTCATTTAGATCGCTTGGCGTATTGTTTTAAAATCACGCTTGATTTAGACTGCAAAGTCGTAAAAGAAGAACTTTTTGAAACCATCATCAACTCAAAACGCCGTTTTAATTATGATGAAGTGGATGAAATTTTGATTCAAAAGCCAGACTTAAAAGAACTTTCTTGGCTTTATAAGCTTTTTGAAGTCACAAAAACTTTACGCAAAAATCGCCTTAAAAACGCCTTTGAATTCCGCACTGAAGAACTAAGGATGAATTTGGATGAAAATTTAAGTCTTCAAAGCACGATTTTTGAAAAAGACACACCTTCACATAATTTAATCGAAGATTGTATGCTTTTAGCCAACAAAGCCGCCGCAAAACTCATCGATGTAGGTGTTTTTAGAAATCACTCCAGTGCGGACATGAAAAAGATAGATAGACTTTTAAATGAGCTTTTAGAGCTTGGAATCGATGTGAAATTAAAACCTAACCTGCCTGAGCTTATACGCGATATACAAGCTTTAGCCGATGAGCTTGGCTTAAGGGCAGAAGTGGATAAACTCATCATTAAAGCTCAAAAAAAGGCGGAGTATTCTAGCGAAAACGGGGGGCATTTTGGCTTGGGTTTTGACAAATACTCACATTTTACAAGCCCTATACGCAGATATTCTGATCTTATCTTGCATAGACTTTTAAAAGCCAAACAAAAAAAAGATGAAAAACTTTTTAATTACCTACTTTTAAATATACAAAGCACTTGCGAAAACCTTAGTGTGCTTGAAAGAGAAGCTGATAAAGTCGCTTATGATTTTATGGATAGAAAATTTGCAAGATGGGCAGCTAAAAATATAGGCAAAAAATTTAAAGCCCTAGTAGTGCAAAATGATGGAATTTGTATAGCAAAACTTGATGATGAGATCAAAGGAGCTGACATCATCCTTTATGATACGCGGGTAAATTTACTAGAAAGCGTAGAAGTGCAAATTTTAGAAGCTGACATCATCATGGCAAAAATTTATGCAAAAATCACCCAAAGACTTAGAAAGGAAAGTAATGTATAGAAAAGAACTTCAAAATTTACTTTCCAAAAATCAAATTGATAATTTTTTCTTTCTTTATGGAGCTGATAATTTTCAAAGTGAGCTTTATGCTGATTTTATCAAGGAAAAATACCAAGCGGATGAAATTTTAAAATTATTTTTTGAAGAATACAGCTTTACTCGTGCAAGTGATTTTCTAAGCGGAGGTTCGCTTTTTAGCGAAAAAAAACTTTTAGAAATCAAAACCTCTAAAAAAATTCCCACAAAAGAACTTAAAGTTTTAGTTGAGCTTTGCAAAAATAATAAAGACAATTTCCTACTTTTAGAACTTTACGATGAAAGCTCTAAACAAAACGATATAGAAAAAATCTTTTCTCCTAATTTTGTGCGTTTTTTCAAGGCCAATAACGCAAGAGAAGGGATAGAACTTTTAAGCATAAAAGCAAAACAACTCCATATAGAAATCACTCAAAATGCTTTATTTACCCTTTTTACAAGCTTTGATGAGAATTTGTATCTTGCTGCTAGTGAGCTTAATAAATTCAGCGGCTTAAGAGTAGATGAAAAAATCATAGAGCAGTATTGTTATAGCCTAAACATAGGAAGTTTTGAAAGCTTCTTTGAAAAAATTTTAAAAAGAGCTGATTTTAAAAATGAGCTTGAGAAGATTTTAGACAATTTTAACGAAATCACACTGATCAACTCTTTAAATTCTGCCTTTTACCGCCTTTTTAAGATCGCTCTTTATGCTAAAATTTATGGGAAGGTGGATTTTAAAGAACTCTTAGGCTATACTCCCCCGCCTCAAGTAGCACAAAATTTAAACGAGCAAGCTTTCAGTCTAAAAATCAAACACTATAAAGAAATTTTCAACCTTTTACTTAAAAGTGAATATGAGCTTAAAACTAATTCCAAACTCGCTAAAAAAGAATTTCTAATCGCCACTTTGCTAAAGCTTGCAAGGATTATAAAAAGTTAGATTATTGACAATCTCATTTCTTATTTTTGCTCTTTAAATTTATTGTAAAATTTCTCTAAAAAATCTTTATGCTTGCTTGAAGTTCTAAGAATATACATTGGATGATAAAAATTATTTTTTTCAAACGATACTTCATAGTTTTCTTTGCATACAATAGGAGTATTTTTAAAAATGTCACATGCCCTATTTCTTAAAATATCACATTTAAATATTTTTTTACCAAAACCAAAATAAACAATTTTGTTATAAAATCTAAGATGTATATCATCACTAAATAAATACCGACTTTTAATTTTACACATTTCTTTAATTGCATTATCGGATTTAGAATTTTTTAAATTAAATAAATTAAAAATTTGAATAATTCCGTTCAATTCTATTTTTTTGTTTATATGTTGTCCATTAAAAATTCTTTCGATTTCTCTCATTGTGCTATCAGGAGAAAATTTTTTCCAAGAATCAAAATCTTCTACATCTTTTTTATCCTTATAAAATTCTCGTATTTTATTTAATTCATCAGATGTAAGAGATTCTTTGGGTTCCGCAGAACCAGGGTTTAACATAACAACACTTCCTAAAAGCTTAGTACTTTGACCAAAACACAATAAAGTATTTATTCTAAAATAATGCTCTCTATCTTTAAAATATTCCGCATATACATTCATTTCCAAACTCCAAATATTTAAAAATATTAATAAATCTCGTTCTTGAATAAATCATTCCTACGATTTCACTCCATCACAAGTCGCATGAGGTGCAAATCCTCACCTTGTGAGATTTTATACTCTATACTTTCGCATTTAGGACACTTAAAAACATTTTCTTCTAAAATACTTGTTTGATCGCATTTTAAACACAAAATTTCAAGCGGTGCAAGCTCTATAAAAAGCTTTGCATTTTTGCAAAGCTCTGAATTTTCCCTAAAAGTTTCAAAACAACGCCTAAAAAGCTCTACTTCTATACCACTTAAACGACCTATTTTTACATAAATCTCTTGCACACTTTTAGCTTTATGAGCAAAAGCATTTTCTTCACAAAGTTCGATTAAAGACTCTACTATACTAAGCTCGTGCATTAGCAAATTCTCGGTAAAAGTTCGCCCTTAGGAGCTTCTAAAAATCGTTTAGCTCCATAAGCATTTTCTAAAATCACACGAGCTTTTTTCTCTTCTAAAACTTCTCCTATAATACTAGCATTTGCATTGTATTTTTTTAAAATTTCCAAAGCCTTTAGTTCATCCTCTTTTTCAACGCAAAGTATAAAAGTGCCTTCATTTGCGAGTTCAAAAGCCTCATAGCCAAAAAGCTCACAAAGTCCTAAAACCTCATCTTGTATTTTTATCTTTTCTTCAAAAATCAAAAGATCATTCCCGCTTTGCTTTGCCCATTCGTTTAAAACTGCACTAAGTCCCCCGCGCGTTGCATCACGCATAGCTACGACTTTTATATCTTTTTCCAAAAGTTCCAAAACTTCCTTATCTAAAGCCTTGCAGTCGCTTTTTATATCTGCTTCTAGTTCATTTCTTTTGATCAAAACACTAGCCCCGTGCCTGCCCACATCACCTGAAACAAGTATGCTAAGTCCTGCTTTGATATTTTTACTCTCTTTTTTAGCGATGATTTCACCTAAAGCAGTGGTGTTGATATAAATTTCATCTCCCTTGCCTTTTGGTACCACTTTGGTATCGCCACAAACCAACTCAACCCCGCATTTTTCACACTCTTCTTTAATGCTTTTTAAAATGCGTTCAAGTTTTTCTAGCTCAAAGCCCTCTTCTAAAATAAGTCCTAAGCTAAGGTATTTTGGTTTTGCCCCTACCATTAAAACATCATTAACAGAACCGCAAACGCAAAGCTTACCTATATTTACCTCATCATCTAAAAAGATAGGACTTAAGACAAAAGAATCCGTGCTTAAAGCCAAATTTCCCAAAATCGCAGCATCATTGTTTTCATTTAAAATTTTATTATCAAAGATCTTAAAAAGCTTAGTTAAAAGCTCGTTCATCTCTTCTCCGCCACCCCCATGAGCCAAAGAAATATTTTTCATGCATTCACCTTTGAGTATTTATAATACGCCGCACAAGCTCCCTCGCCTGAAACCATACAGCTTCCTATAGGGCTTTTTGGAGTACAGGCTTTACCAAAAACCTTACAATCATAAGGCTTTGCCAAACCTCTTAAAATTTGTCCGCAAATACAAGCCTTACTTTCACTTTTACTTTGCACTGCGCAGTCAAATTGCTTGCTCGCATCATAAGCGCTAAATTCTTCTTTTAACTCCAAACCACCCTCTTTTATAAGCCCTAAACCACGGAATTCAAAATCACAAACTTGAAAGTATTTTTTAACCAAATTTTGTGCTTTTTCATTGCCTTTTTCACTCACTGCTCTTTTGTATTGATTAAAGACTTCGAAACTGCCTTTATTGATTTGTCTTACTATATTTAAAACGCTTTCCATGATATCCACAGGCTCAAAACCACTCACTGCTATAGGGGTTTTAAACTTAGCCGCTAAAGGTTTATAAATCCCATAACCTGTGATCACACTCACATGAGAAGGTCCTAAAAAGGCATTGATTTTTACATTTTCATCATTCATAATCGCTTCTACAGGTGCTGGAACTGTGATATGGTTAATATGAAAAAAGACATTTTTTAAATTTTGTTCTATCACTTTTTCAAGAAGTAAAGCACTCATAGGCGTAGTAGTTTCAAAACCTATGGCAAAAAAGATGATGGTTTTGTTTAAATTTTGCTTAGCAATATCCAAAACTTCAAGCGGAGAATAAAGCGCTCTTACATCCGCTCCCCTTGCTCTTAAATCAAGCAAAGAAATTTCACTTCCTGGAACCCTTAAAAGATCTCCTAAGGTGCAAAAAATCGTATCTTTCATAGAAGCAAGTTTGATCGCAGTATCAATGCGAACTCTTGGCATCACACAAACAGGACAGCCTGGCCCATGGATAAAATTGATCTCTTTAGGCAAAATAGAAGGCAAGGCGTATTTCATAATACTATGCGTATGCCCACCACAAATTTCCATGATATTAATCGGTGTTTTAATTTCTTGTTCTATAAGCTTTTTTAAGGCTAAAATATTGTCTTTATCTCTAAATTCATCGATGAAATTCATTTAAACCCATATCCCCTTCATCGCTTTTGATCTCGCCACTGTTCATCTTTTCTACTATTTCTTGATAGGTTTTTATACTTTCTAAAGCGGCTTCTTTGTCGATTTTTTCCATGGCAACACCTACATGGATTAAAACATAATCACCCTTTTGTAAAGGCTCATCGATCAAATCCAAATTCACTTTTCTTTTAACACCTAGAGTTTGCACCAAGGCATTATTAAGCTCATCGATTTCTAAAATTTCAGAAGGTATAGATAAACACATTAAAAAAGCTCCTTTTTGAGTTTAAGTAGTTTATACCAAAGCTCCATATTGGTTCCATTTTTAGCATCAAGAGTGATGATATCAGCTCTTGGACTGAGTTCTTTTATGAGTTTTGTAGCTTCTTTGATATCAAAATCAAAATGATGAGCCAAATCCGCCTTGGTAATCAAAACAATATCTGCTTTTTTAAACATTACAGGATATTTTTGTGGCTTATCACTGCCTTCAGTCACAGAAAGCAAGACTACATTTAAATGCTCACCCAAATCATAGCTCGCAGGACAAACTAAATTCCCTACATTTTCTATAAAAAGTAAATCCACTCCTTTAATATCTAAATGATGCAAAGCCTCATGCACCATAAAAGCATCTAAATGACAGCTTTGTCCTGTGGTGATTTGATACGCTAAAGCCCCAGCATTTTTTACTCTTAAAGCGTCGTTATTGGTTTCTAAATCCCCTTCAATCACTGCGATTTTAAGTTCGTTTTTCAAAGCCTTGATCGTGCTTTCTAAAAGCGTAGTTTTTCCGCTTCCTGGAGAGCTCATGAGATTGATACAAAGTGTATTTGCTTCATTAAAATGCGCCCTATTGTGCTTGGCTTCTTCATCATTTTTACTTAAGATTTTAGAAATTACTTCTATGGTTTTGCTTTCTTTTAGGCTTGGATTTTCATGATGATGATCATGATGATGAGAATGCTCATGGGTATGAGCCGAATTTACTGAACAGCCACAATCCTTACACATATTATGTTCCTTTTGAAAGTTTTTCTTTGATTTTATCTTTAAAAGTATTAAATTTTAATGAGTTTTAAAGATATTATCAGTCTTTTTTTAAAAAATGCACCATTTGTCCTAGGGCTATGGAGCTATCGTTGCAAGGGTATTTTAAAGATGTAAAAAAGTCAAAATTTTTAGCTTTTAAAATTTGAAGTAAGGTTTTATTTTGAAAAACTCCACCCCCTAAAAGCACTTTTAAATCATAAGTTTTGCTAAAAGTTATAATCAAATTTGCCAAAGCATTAAACATACCCGTAATAGCCTTGCTTTTTTCATCCTTTAAAGCACCCTCAATGAGTTCTTTAAAGTTGATTTCTCCATCCTTGAAAAAAAGCTCGTAAGAAAAGTCTAAATTTTCATCATAAAATGCTTCGCACATCAGCCCAATTTGTGCTTCGTAAGAAATTTTTTCTATATCAAAAACTATACTCCCAAAAGCATCGATAATGCGTCCTAAAGAACTTGTTTGAAGTGTAGAGTGGGTGTGAATTTTTTTAAGATTTTCAAGTTTTATTTTTGGAATTTTAGATAAAAATGTCTTAGCCTCATCTTCTAAATCATAATGCCAAATCAAGCTCAAAGCTAAATTTTGTATATTTTTTATATCGCTATTGATAAGGGTGAAATTCTCAAAATGCGCGATTCTTTCGTATTGTTTTAAATTCCCTATAAAAATCTCTCCACCCCAAATTTTTCCATCATCGCCATAACCCGTGCCATCAAAGATAAAACCCAAAGCTTTTTCATCTTTTTTAAATTCTTTTTCGTATTCAAAATAAAGTGCGCAAAAATGTGCGTAATGGTGCTGAATTTTATAAGTATTGTAAAATTCTTTTGTATAGCTAAAATTAGGATGTTTATCGCAAAGTATTTGATCAAAACTTAAATCATAACTTTGTTTAAAAAAATCAAGCAAAGAAAAAAATCTCTCGTGTACATCAACACTTTTTAAATCCCCTATATAAGGAGAAATCAAAAGTTTATTTTCATAAAAAATCACAAATTCATTTTTTAATTCGGAGCCCAAAGCTAAAAAAACTCCTTTTTTATCGCTTTTAATTTCCAAATAAGTCGGATTTAAACCTCTTGAAGTGCGTAAAAACATAGTTTTTCCATTTACAACTTGAGCAATGCTATCATCGCTTGGATTGTGAATTTCTCTTGTATAGTCTAGATAAAAATCAAAAACATTGCCAAGCTTTTTAAGCAAATTATCCTCATCTTTGATAATGCTTTCACCACTTAAATTTGCACTTGTTGCTATCAAAACCCCATCAAAATATCTAAAAAGTAAAAGATGCAGTGGAGTGTAAGCTAACATAATGCCGAGTTTATCTACATCAGGGGCGATTAAAGAAAAGGCTTTTTTAGCTTTTAAAATCACGATAGGAGCTAAAATAGAACCAAGCAGTTTTTCTTCCTCTTTATCCACAAAACAAAGCTCTTTAGCATCGCTTATATCTCTACACATTAAAGCAAAGGGTTTTTTGGGGCGGTTTTTTCTAAGTCTTAATTCTTTTATGGCTTCAAGATTAAAGGCATCACACATCAAATGAAATCCCCCCATGCCTTTGATAGCTAAAATTTTTCCTTGCTTTAAAAGCTTAGCACAGGTCTTAAAAGCTTCATTATCTTGGGCTAGAATTTCACCCTTTTTATTTTTTAAAAAAACATCGATTTTACACTGAGGGCAACTTATAGGCTGGGCATGAAAACGCCTATTTTTAGGATCTTCATATTCACTTTTGCAAAACTCACACATTTTCAATGTTTCCATTGTGGTATTACACCTATCATAAGGGAGATTTTTAATAATACTAAATCTTGGCCCACAATGCGTACAAGTGATAAAAGGATATAAAAAACGCGGATTTTTTTCATCAAAAAATTCTTTTTTACACTCTTTGCAAAGTGCAAAATCACTAAGCATTGGAGTAGTTTTTGTATTTTGCAAAGAAGTACCTATGCTAAAATGGGTATAATTTGTAGTCGTTTGCTCTGTGATATCAATGCTATCTATCCTTGCTAAAGGCGGAAGCTTCTCTTTGAGCTTATAGATGAAATGCTCGCATTCTTCTTTGGTACAAGCAAGAATGATTTCTACCCCAAAACCATCATTTTTTACTTCTCCACAAAGTCCTAATTCAGAGGCAAGCTCAAAGACAAGAGGACGAAAACCTACACCTTGAACAAGTCCTGAAATTTGAAGTTTATATCCTAAGCGGCACATCGCTTAACTGACAATTTTTAAGATGTTTTAAAGTATTTCTAAGCAAGGCTTTATGCTCAAACAAAGATCCACTAATTAGCGCCATTTCACTCTGTTTTTTTTCTCTTAAGCCATCATAAGTATCGCGTAAAAAATAAGCCAAGCTTTCCACAGCTCCATAAGCGATATTTGCACTATCTACCCCTGCCAGCATAAAGCTCATAGTAGATCTTAAGGTCCTAGTATAATCAAAACTTTTATCTTCTTTCAAACGATAATCAATCTTCACCCCACGAGGCATTTTAGATTCGTCTGCGATTTTTAAAAGCTTTTCTCCTGCCTTGTGTAAATTTTCATCCAAATTTAACACCCTGCCCACCAAGCAAAGTAAAGAATAAAAATTGTTTTTAAGTTCAAAACTCTCATTTAAAAGCGGAAATTCTTTGGCAAAATTTTCTAAAAGTCTTGCGCCGATTTCATCTTTTTGTATCTCTTCATAAAGCTCTTTAGAATTTTTAGGTAAAGAAAGGCAAAGCAAATTGATCTCTTTATTTGCGAGCAATAAATCTTCATACTCCTTACTAAGCTCTAACACAAAAGCCTTTTCTCCATAACGACTTAAAAGATAAGAGATTCTTGCCATATTTTTATCTTCTTTGGAAAAGATAAGCTCTCTTGCTCTTGGGTTGATAAATTCAAAACCCTCTAAGACTACTATTTGATTATCTAAAGTCGTGATATAAAAATCTTTTTGAAATTCTTTTATCTTTTTAACACTTAAAAATTTATACTCATTTTGCCAAAGCTTTAATCCTAAAGCAAAAGAAAACAAATCCTGCGCTAGTCTTAACTTAAATTCATTAAAATCAAGATCGTGATTTTTTCTAAATACAGCGCTTAATCTTAGCTTCATCAATGGTTTTTCCAAACTC
The window above is part of the Campylobacter coli genome. Proteins encoded here:
- the hypE gene encoding hydrogenase expression/formation protein HypE, producing the protein MKNISLAHGGGGEEMNELLTKLFKIFDNKILNENNDAAILGNLALSTDSFVLSPIFLDDEVNIGKLCVCGSVNDVLMVGAKPKYLSLGLILEEGFELEKLERILKSIKEECEKCGVELVCGDTKVVPKGKGDEIYINTTALGEIIAKKESKNIKAGLSILVSGDVGRHGASVLIKRNELEADIKSDCKALDKEVLELLEKDIKVVAMRDATRGGLSAVLNEWAKQSGNDLLIFEEKIKIQDEVLGLCELFGYEAFELANEGTFILCVEKEDELKALEILKKYNANASIIGEVLEEKKARVILENAYGAKRFLEAPKGELLPRIC
- the hypD gene encoding hydrogenase formation protein HypD, which codes for MNFIDEFRDKDNILALKKLIEQEIKTPINIMEICGGHTHSIMKYALPSILPKEINFIHGPGCPVCVMPRVRIDTAIKLASMKDTIFCTLGDLLRVPGSEISLLDLRARGADVRALYSPLEVLDIAKQNLNKTIIFFAIGFETTTPMSALLLEKVIEQNLKNVFFHINHITVPAPVEAIMNDENVKINAFLGPSHVSVITGYGIYKPLAAKFKTPIAVSGFEPVDIMESVLNIVRQINKGSFEVFNQYKRAVSEKGNEKAQNLVKKYFQVCDFEFRGLGLIKEGGLELKEEFSAYDASKQFDCAVQSKSESKACICGQILRGLAKPYDCKVFGKACTPKSPIGSCMVSGEGACAAYYKYSKVNA
- a CDS encoding HypC/HybG/HupF family hydrogenase formation chaperone, producing the protein MCLSIPSEILEIDELNNALVQTLGVKRKVNLDLIDEPLQKGDYVLIHVGVAMEKIDKEAALESIKTYQEIVEKMNSGEIKSDEGDMGLNEFHR
- the hypB gene encoding hydrogenase nickel incorporation protein HypB yields the protein MCKDCGCSVNSAHTHEHSHHHDHHHENPSLKESKTIEVISKILSKNDEEAKHNRAHFNEANTLCINLMSSPGSGKTTLLESTIKALKNELKIAVIEGDLETNNDALRVKNAGALAYQITTGQSCHLDAFMVHEALHHLDIKGVDLLFIENVGNLVCPASYDLGEHLNVVLLSVTEGSDKPQKYPVMFKKADIVLITKADLAHHFDFDIKEATKLIKELSPRADIITLDAKNGTNMELWYKLLKLKKELF
- the hypF gene encoding carbamoyltransferase HypF yields the protein MCRLGYKLQISGLVQGVGFRPLVFELASELGLCGEVKNDGFGVEIILACTKEECEHFIYKLKEKLPPLARIDSIDITEQTTTNYTHFSIGTSLQNTKTTPMLSDFALCKECKKEFFDEKNPRFLYPFITCTHCGPRFSIIKNLPYDRCNTTMETLKMCEFCKSEYEDPKNRRFHAQPISCPQCKIDVFLKNKKGEILAQDNEAFKTCAKLLKQGKILAIKGMGGFHLMCDAFNLEAIKELRLRKNRPKKPFALMCRDISDAKELCFVDKEEEKLLGSILAPIVILKAKKAFSLIAPDVDKLGIMLAYTPLHLLLFRYFDGVLIATSANLSGESIIKDEDNLLKKLGNVFDFYLDYTREIHNPSDDSIAQVVNGKTMFLRTSRGLNPTYLEIKSDKKGVFLALGSELKNEFVIFYENKLLISPYIGDLKSVDVHERFFSLLDFFKQSYDLSFDQILCDKHPNFSYTKEFYNTYKIQHHYAHFCALYFEYEKEFKKDEKALGFIFDGTGYGDDGKIWGGEIFIGNLKQYERIAHFENFTLINSDIKNIQNLALSLIWHYDLEDEAKTFLSKIPKIKLENLKKIHTHSTLQTSSLGRIIDAFGSIVFDIEKISYEAQIGLMCEAFYDENLDFSYELFFKDGEINFKELIEGALKDEKSKAITGMFNALANLIITFSKTYDLKVLLGGGVFQNKTLLQILKAKNFDFFTSLKYPCNDSSIALGQMVHFLKKD